In a genomic window of Meleagris gallopavo isolate NT-WF06-2002-E0010 breed Aviagen turkey brand Nicholas breeding stock chromosome 1, Turkey_5.1, whole genome shotgun sequence:
- the INTS13 gene encoding integrator complex subunit 13, translating into MKIFSESHKTVFVVDHCPYMAESCRQHVEFDMLVKNRTQGIIPLAPISKSLWTCSVESSMEYCRIMYDIFPFKKLVNFIVSDSGAHVLNSWTQEDQNLQELMAALAAVGPPNPRADPECCSILHGLVAAVEALCKITEYQHEARTMLMENAERVGNRGRIICITNAKSDSHVRMLEDYVQETIHEHNKLAANSDHLMQIQKCELVLIHTYPVGEDSLVSDRPKKELSPVLTSEVHSVRAGRHLATKLNVLVQQHFDLASTTITNIPMKEEQHANTSANYDVELLHHKEAHVDFLKSGDNHVGGNSREGAFKETVTLKWCTPRTNSVELHYCTGAYRISPVDVNSRPSSCLTNFLLNGRSVLLEQPRKSGSKVISHMLSSHGGEIFLHVLSSSRSILEDPPSISEGCGGRVTDYRITDFGEFMRENRLTPFLEPRYKIDGSLEIPLERAKDQLEKHTRYWPMIISQTTIFNMQAVVPLASVIVKEAMTDEDVLNCQKTIYNLVDMERKNDPLPISTVGTRGKGPKRDEQYRIMWNELETLVRAHIGNSDKHQRVLECLMACRSKPPEEEERKKRGRKREDKEDKSEKSGKDYETDKPWQESERLKSLLDREKEELAEAEVIKDSPDSPEPPNKKPLITMDEMPVVEKAKGPMSLLSLWSNRINTANSRKHQEFIGRLNSVNNKAELYQHLKEENGMETTENGKTGRQ; encoded by the exons atgaaaatcttctCTGAGTCTcataaaactgtttttgttgtggATCACTGCCCATATATGGCAGAATCCTGTAGACAGCATGTTGAATTTGATATGTTAGTAAAGAACCGGACCCAAGGAATCATACCTCTAGCACCTATATCAAAATCACTATGGACCTGTTCAGTGGAATCATCTATGGAGTACTGCAGAATAATGtatgacatttttcctttcaagaaaCTG gTAAATTTCATTGTGAGTGATTCTGGAGCTCACGTTTTGAATTCTTGGACCCAAGAAGACCAGAACTTGCAAGAG TTAATGGCAGCCTTGGCAGCTGTGGGGCCACCTAATCCTCGGGCAGATCCAGAATGCTGCAGCATACTTCATGGCCTGGTTGCTGCAGTTGAAGCACTTTGCAAAATAACAGAATACCAACACGAAGCTCGAACCATGCTTATGGAGAATGCGGAACGTGTTGGAAATAGAGGAAGAATAATCTGTATTACTAATGCAAAAAG TGACAGTCACGTTCGGATGCTTGAGGATTATGTTCAGGAAACCATTCATGAACATAATAAGCTTGCAGCTAATTCAGATCA ccTGATGCAGATCCAGAAATGTGAATTGGTCTTAATCCACACGTACCCAGTTGGTGAAGACAGCCTTGTTTCAGATCGTCCTAAAAAAGAG CTTTCACCTGTTTTAACCAGTGAAGTGCACAGTGTCCGTGCAGGACGGCATTTAGCTACAAAACTGAATGTTTTAGTACAGCAACACTTTGATCTGGCTTCAACCACAATAACCAACATTCCTATGAAG gaagaacaacATGCTAACACATCAGCCAACTATGATGTGGAGCTTCTTCATCACAAAGAAGCACATGTTGACTTTTTAAAGAGTG GTGATAATCACGTAGGTGGCAACAGCAGAGAAGGTGCATTTAAAGAAACTGTGACATTAAAATGGTGTACTCCTCGAACAAACAGTGTGG aattacACTACTGCACTGGAGCATACAGAATTTCACCAGTAGATGTAAATAGCAGACCGTCTTCATGCCTTACAAACTTTCTCCTTAATG GTCGTTCTGTTTTGTTGGAACAGCCACGCAAGTCTGGCTCTAAAGTAATTAGTCACATGCTCAGCAGCCATGGAGGAGAAATTTTTCTGCATGTATTAAGCAGCTCACGATCAATTCTAGAAGATCCCCCATCAATTAGTGAAGGTTGCGGTGGGAGAGTTACTGACTACCGGATTACA GATTTTGGTGAATTTATGAGGGAAAACCGATTAACTCCTTTTCTAGAACCCAGATATAAGATCGATGGAAGTCTTGAAATTCCATTGGAACGTGCAAAAGATCAATTAGAGAAACATACTCGTTACTGGCCTATGATTATTTCTCAGACTACCATCTTCAACATGCAAGCT GTAGTGCCATTAGCCAGTGTGATTGTAAAAGAAGCAATGACAGATGAGGATGTATTGAATTGTCAAAAAACAATATACAATTTGGTAGATATGGAGAGGAAAAATGATCCGCTGCCAATTTCAACAGTTGGTACCAGAGGAAAGGGTCCTAAAAG AGATGAACAGTATCGGATTATGTGGAATGAATTGGAAACTCTGGTACGAGCACACATTGGCAACTCTGATAAGCACCAGCGGGTCTTGGAGTGTTTGATGGCTTGTAGAAGCAAACCCCCAGAAGAAGAGGAGCGCAAGAAACGaggcagaaagagagaagataaAGAAGACAAGTCAGAGAAATCAGGAAAGGACTATGAAACAGATAAGCCATGGCAAGAATCAGAAAG GTTAAAAAGTCTCTTGGATCGTGAAAAAGAAGAACtagcagaagcagaagttaTAAAAGATTCCCCTGATTCTCCTGAGCCCCCCAACAAAAAGCCTCTTATAACAATGGATGAAATGCCTGTAGTGGAAAAGGCAAAAG GGCCGATGTCCTTGCTGTCTTTATGGAGCAACAGGATTAATACTGCCAATTCTAGGAAACACCAAGAATTTATTGGTCGTTTGAACTCTGTCAACAATAAAGCTGAGCTGTACCAacatctgaaagaagaaaatgg